From Gemmatimonas sp. UBA7669, a single genomic window includes:
- a CDS encoding efflux RND transporter periplasmic adaptor subunit, protein MIPSHMPHRWRLTDRHALPSRRVLPSAIARLTQCLPLAFILALAGCGKDAAFTADAESAAATAAAGSGTAAKGEHGASEVVVLDTAGVRLAGIRLDTASTITTSGLAVTGTITYDANRVSHIGARTEGRVVSLRVPLGARVGAGQTLALLESPTVGQIRAQEREAEELRGIARENFAREQRLAAQGISSRKELLDAEAELRRTEAALRSAEAQLAALGAGHGSGGQFGLTAPFAGIVVARNASIGEMASPADTLFTVADLSRVWIELNVFERDLARVRVGQSVGVSVTAYPGRTFPGRIVYLGAALDPESRTVPARVEIPNGDRALKPGMFASASIQVGEGGAPVVVVSKDAVQEVEGKSVVFVPGTKPGEFRTVAVQVGEPVGNNRVTILSGLTAGARVVVAGAFALRSELAKSEIGEGGH, encoded by the coding sequence ATGATTCCCTCACACATGCCCCACCGGTGGCGCCTGACCGACCGCCACGCCCTACCGAGCCGACGCGTCCTCCCGTCCGCTATCGCGCGCCTCACGCAGTGCCTCCCGCTCGCGTTCATCCTCGCGCTCGCCGGCTGCGGCAAGGACGCGGCGTTTACCGCTGACGCCGAGAGCGCAGCGGCAACGGCGGCCGCAGGGTCCGGCACCGCCGCGAAGGGCGAGCATGGGGCCTCCGAGGTCGTGGTCCTCGACACCGCGGGCGTCCGGCTGGCGGGCATCCGGCTCGACACCGCGAGCACCATCACCACGAGCGGACTCGCCGTCACCGGCACCATCACGTACGACGCCAACCGCGTGAGCCATATCGGCGCGCGCACCGAAGGGCGCGTGGTATCGCTCCGCGTGCCCTTGGGCGCCCGGGTCGGCGCCGGCCAGACGCTGGCGTTGCTGGAAAGCCCGACGGTGGGACAGATCCGCGCGCAGGAGCGCGAGGCAGAGGAACTGCGCGGCATCGCGCGGGAAAACTTCGCCCGCGAGCAGCGCCTCGCGGCGCAAGGCATCTCGAGCCGCAAGGAACTGCTCGATGCCGAAGCCGAGCTCCGGCGCACGGAAGCAGCCCTCCGCAGTGCGGAGGCGCAGTTGGCCGCGCTCGGCGCGGGCCATGGCAGTGGCGGGCAGTTCGGGCTGACGGCGCCGTTCGCCGGCATCGTCGTCGCGCGCAACGCGAGCATCGGCGAGATGGCCAGCCCCGCCGACACGCTCTTCACGGTGGCGGACCTCTCGCGCGTGTGGATCGAGCTCAATGTGTTTGAGCGCGACCTCGCTCGGGTCCGCGTGGGACAGTCGGTCGGCGTCAGTGTGACCGCGTATCCAGGGCGCACGTTCCCGGGCCGCATCGTGTACCTCGGGGCCGCGCTCGACCCGGAGAGCCGCACCGTGCCCGCGCGCGTCGAGATCCCGAACGGGGACCGCGCGCTCAAGCCCGGCATGTTCGCGAGCGCGAGCATCCAGGTGGGGGAGGGCGGCGCGCCGGTGGTCGTGGTCTCGAAGGACGCCGTGCAGGAAGTCGAGGGCAAGTCTGTCGTCTTCGTGCCGGGCACCAAGCCCGGCGAGTTTCGCACGGTCGCGGTGCAGGTCGGGGAGCCGGTGGGCAACAACCGCGTGACGATTCTCTCGGGGCTCACGGCCGGTGCGCGCGTCGTCGTTGCCGGTGCGTTCGCGCTGCGTTCCGAACTCGCCAAGAGCGAGATCGGCGAAGGCGGGCACTGA